A genome region from Musa acuminata AAA Group cultivar baxijiao unplaced genomic scaffold, Cavendish_Baxijiao_AAA HiC_scaffold_1073, whole genome shotgun sequence includes the following:
- the LOC135666132 gene encoding protein STRUBBELIG-RECEPTOR FAMILY 5-like: MALHLPPLLLLLFLRLSGLVHGTTDPPDVSALNDLYRSLNSPSQLTGWSSSGGDPCGNDWQGIKCSGSSVTEIILSGLGLTGTIGYQLSSLTSVTYFDLSKNNLHGDIPYQLPPNAIHIDLSGNVFTGGISYSISQMTDLNYLNLANNQLSGQLTDMFRKLPSLSLLDLSFNHFSGTLPQSFGSLSSLKTLRLQNNQFSGSLGVLATLSLDDLNVQNNQFTGWIPNKLKSIDDFKIDGNSWSSGPAPPGMTTAADSNGGSSSMYNKQTAGLKGAAIAVIVIAVLVVILILMAFAKRRSSVSSYYMEEQFSQNRSFTPLVDNEFAGVKDTSSVGLKATETAATGLKEPFADTQKSFTDNDFANTFNSRRNTDLISFPTYSLADLQAATLNFSSSSLLGQGNIGQVYKAKFADGKVLAVKKIEALNLSGRCSHDFMEIVSDIFKLHHPNITELLGYCSEPDYQFLIYEFQQNGSLHGFLHLSDDYSRPLTWETRVRIALGTARAVEYLHEVHSPSVIHKNIKSSNILLDAELNPHLADCGLAPFFEDTNENLGPGYNAPECTKPSAYTRKSDVYSFGVIMLELLTGRKPFDSSKPRIEQSLVRWVAPQLHDIDTLERMADPALHGLYPPKSLSRFADIVALCIQLEPEFRPAMSEVVQALVHCVHCTSINKRIGGDLGASRRSDDSDSGYY; this comes from the exons ATGGCTCTCCATCTTCCTCCGCTGCTACTCTTGCTGTTTCTGCGGCTCTCTGGTCTGGTCCACGGCACAACCGACCCGCCTGATG TTTCTGCCTTGAATGACCTGTATAGAAGCTTAAATTCTCCCTCCCAGTTGACGGGATGGAGTTCCAGTGGTGGTGATCCCTGTGGGAACGATTGGCAAGGCATCAAGTGCTCTGGCTCCTCCGTGACAGAAAT AATACTCTCAGGTCTTGGATTGACTGGTACAATTGGTTACCAACTGTCGAGCTTGACTtcagtaacttattt TGATTTGAGCAAGAACAATCTTCATGGTGATATACCATACCAACTTCCACCTAATGCCATTCATAT AGATCTTTCTGGAAATGTATTTACTGGAGGGATTTCTTATTCAATTTCTCAGATGACTGATCTTAACTATTT AAATCTCGCCAATAACCAGCTCAGTGGACAGTTAACTGATATGTTCAGAAAACTTCCCAGTCTCTCATTGCT GGATCTCTCATTCAACCACTTCTCAGGTACCCTGCCTCAGAGCTTTGGATCTCTTTCAAGTCTCAAAACTTT ACGTCTGCAGAACAATCAATTTAGTGGTTCACTTGGTGTTCTTGCCACTCTTTCTCTCGATGATTT GAATGTTCAGAACAACCAGTTTACCGGTTGGATTCCCAACAAATTGAAAAGTATAGATGATTTTAA AATCGATGGAAATTCTTGGTCCTCTGGACCAGCACCTCCAGGCATGACTACAGCTGCAGACAGTAATGGTGGAAGCTCATCTATGTACAACAAACAAACTGCAGGTCTGAAAGGTGCAGCCATTGCTGTGATAGTGATCGCTGTCTTGGTTGTGATTCTCATCTTAATGGCTTTTGCTAAGCGAAGATCTTCAGTTTCATCTTATTATATGGAGGAACAATTTAGCCAGAACAGATCATTTACACCTCTAGTAGACAATGAATTTGCAG GAGTTAAGGATACTTCTTCAGTTGGCTTAAAGGCTACGGAAACAGCTGCCACGGGACTAAAAGAACCATTTGCTGATACTCAAAAGTCATTCACTGATAATGACTTCGCAAATACATTTAATTCGAGAAGAAACACAGATCTGATTTCTTTCCCAACTTACTCATTAGCAGATCTGCAAGCTGCCACTCTAAACTTTAGCTCAAGCAGCCTTCTTGGGCAAGGAAATATCggacaagtgtacaaagcaaaATTTGCTGATGGAAAG GTTTTGGCTGTCAAGAAGATAGAGGCATTAAATTTATCTGGGCGTTGTTCTCATGACTTCATGGAAATAGTGTCTGACATTTTCAAGCTGCACCATCCAAACATCACTGAACTTTTGGGCTATTGCTCAGAGCCCGATTACCAATTTTTAATCTATGAATTCCAACAGAATGGTTCTCTACATGGATTTTTACATTTATCGGATGATTATAGCAGACCATTGACTTGGGAAACTCGAGTAAGGATTGCTCTTGGGACAGCACGTGCTGTAGA GTACTTGCATGAGGTCCACTCCCCATCAGTGATCCACAAAAACATAAAGTCTTCAAACATATTGCTTGATGCGGAGCTAAACCCACACTTGGCTGACTGTGGTCTAGCACCCTTCTTTGAG GATACAAATGAGAACTTGGGTCCTGGATACAATGCTCCTGAATGCACAAAACCTTCTGCCTATACAAGGAAGAGTGATGTCTATAGCTTTGGAGTGATCATGCTAGAGTTGTTGACTGGCCGTAAGCCCTTTGATAG TTCTAAGCCAAGAATAGAGCAGTCATTAGTTCGCTGGGTAGCACCACAACTTCATGACATTGACACATTGGAACGGATGGCAGACCCTGCCCTCCATGGACTCTACCCGCCAAAGTCATTATCTCGATTTGCTGACATTGTCGCCCTATGTATCCAG CTAGAGCCTGAGTTCCGGCCCGCCATGTCAGAAGTGGTCCAGGCACTGGTTCATTGCGTTCATTGCACTAGCATCAACAAAAGGATTGGTGGGGATCTAGGCGCCTCTCGTAGAAGTGATGATTCTGACTCTGGATATTATTGA
- the LOC135666126 gene encoding transcription factor GTE7-like: MASALLASSNEPCWGEPKVYMRKNPISNPNPRPCPNLCTVDYAGDRTARFRTMEQEEAPPAATAVVSDDSSSFNRRPADLNHRRDPAAGGSGSYVTFNISAYSKTELRELKRRLVSELDQVRSLMIRIQSREIQSSTRSAGFGASGIYPGGGREVTSSAGLPPLDPWASRPSGTFSAKTNKESESDKLLAAMMKKCGQILSKLMKHKKSIWFNTPVDVIGMGLHDYFQIIKTPMDLGTVKKNLHNGLYPSPAEFASDVRLTFNNALLYNPKGHEVHKLAEQFLRHFEGLFGPAFHKYEKQEEQCRVSTEAAPSPGPLLPIPASPPVQSPVPFSVAPQEQPRQQYPHVARTTLVKQPKPKAKDPNKRPMSMEEKQKLSEGLQNLPPEKMSHVLHIVRKGNVSTTQNGDEIELDIDTMDTETLWALDRFLCNCKKMMSKMKRQEAIANGLLLHAGHSAAVADAQLPAEGGGEMSPVLVDASEVVAAKKSKKGDTAEEDVDIGDELPITNYPPVEIQKDTGYATSSSSSDSDSSSSSGSDSGSSSEGDSDEEENEARSPAAGVRSQRD, from the exons ATGGCGTCGGCGCTCCTCGCCAGTAGTAATGAGCCGTGCTGGGGAGAACCAAAGGTTTATATGAGGAAGAACCCCAtttctaaccctaaccctaggccCTGCCCTAACCTGTGCACCGTCGACTATGCCGGCGATCGCACCGCGCGATTCCGAACCATGGAGCAGGAGGAGGCGCCGCCGGCAGCCACCGCCGTTGTGTCTGACGATTCCTCTTCCTTCAACCGGAGACCCGCTGACCTCAACCACCGGAGGGATCCTGCTGCTGGTGGCAGCGGGAGCTACGTGACCTTCAACATCTCGGCCTACTCCAAGACGGAGCTGAGAGAGCTGAAGCGGCGGCTTGTCTCGGAGCTTGACCAGGTGCGGAGTCTCATGATCCGGATCCAGTCGAGGGAGATCCAGTCCTCCACTCGATCCGCCGGATTTGGTGCGTCGGGGATCTACCCCGGTGGTGGCCGAGAGGTCACGTCCTCCGCCGGCCTACCACCCCTTGATCCCTGGGCTTCGAGGCCCTCTGGTACCTTCTCCGCCAAGACAAACAAAGAGTCGGAGTCCGATAAGCTCCTCGCGGCCATGATGAAGAAGTGCGGCCAGATTCTTTCCAAATTGATGAAGCACAAGAAgagcatttggtttaacacccccgTGGACGTCATCGGCATGGGTCTCCACGACTACTTCCAGATCATCAAGACGCCGATGGACCTGGGCACGGTGAAGAAGAATCTCCACAACGGCCTCTACCCGTCGCCGGCAGAATTTGCTTCAGACGTACGATTGACCTTCAACAACGCCTTGCTCTACAACCCTAAGGGCCACGAGGTGCACAAGCTTGCTGAACAGTTCCTCCGTCATTTCGAAGGGCTGTTCGGGCCAGCCTTCCATAAGTATGAGAAGCAGGAGGAGCAGTGCAGGGTTTCTACGGAGGCGGCACCGAGTCCTGGTCCGCTGCTGCCAATCCCAGCTTCACCTCCAGTTCAAAGCCCGGTTCCGTTTTCGGTGGCACCCCAGGAGCAGCCAAGGCAGCAGTATCCACATGTTGCGAGGACGACATTGGTGAAGCAACCGAAGCCCAAGGCTAAAGATCCGAACAAGCGGCCGATGAGCATGGAGGAGAAGCAGAAGCTTAGCGAGGGGCTGCAGAACCTTCCGCCGGAGAAGATGTCTCACGTCTTGCACATCGTTCGGAAGGGGAACGTGAGCACAACGCAGAACGGGGACGAGATCGAGCTGGACATCGACACCATGGACACGGAGACGCTTTGGGCGCTCGATCGGTTCCTGTGCAACTGCAAGAAGATGATGAGCAAGATGAAGAGGCAGGAGGCGATCGCCAACGGGCTGCTGCTACATGCTGGCCATTCCGCCGCAGTTGCCGACGCCCAACTTCCAGCTGAAGGCGGTGGCGAGATG TCTCCGGTGCTGGTCGATGCGTCAGAAGTAGTTGCAGCGAAAAAGAGCAAGAAAGGAGACACCGCCGAGGAGGATGTCGACATTGGTGACGAATTACCGATCACGAACTACCCACCGGTGGAAATCCAGAAGGACACCGGTTACGCCACCTCCTCCAGTAGCTCCGACAGCGATTCCTCTTCGTCGAGTG GTTCCGATTCAGGGAGCTCATCAGAGGGCGATTCGGATGAGGAGGAAAATGAGGCGCGCTCACCTGCCGCCGGAGTAAGATCTCAGAGAGACTAA